A window from Pseudomonas moraviensis encodes these proteins:
- a CDS encoding thiol-disulfide oxidoreductase DCC family protein, which translates to MPAMKTRPTPAPLLEPGETVVLFDGVCKLCNGWARFLIRHDQQRRVRLAAVQSPEGQALLAWAGLPLDEFDTMAVIRDRHYWERSDAFLEVVGQLPGRWQPLKLLRILPRGLRDWAYDRIALNRYRLFGKYDTCLLPTADHESRFLKARG; encoded by the coding sequence ATGCCTGCCATGAAAACCCGCCCTACCCCCGCGCCATTGCTCGAGCCCGGCGAAACCGTGGTGCTGTTCGACGGCGTGTGCAAGCTCTGCAACGGCTGGGCGCGCTTTCTGATACGCCATGATCAACAGCGTCGCGTGCGTCTGGCGGCGGTGCAATCGCCCGAGGGCCAGGCCTTGCTCGCGTGGGCCGGTTTGCCGCTGGATGAGTTCGACACCATGGCGGTGATTCGCGACCGGCATTACTGGGAGCGTTCCGATGCGTTTCTCGAAGTGGTCGGGCAATTGCCGGGGCGCTGGCAGCCACTGAAACTGCTGCGGATACTCCCACGCGGGCTGCGCGACTGGGCTTACGATCGCATCGCCCTGAACCGCTATCGGCTGTTCGGCAAGTACGACACCTGCCTGCTTCCAACAGCGGATCATGAAAGCCGTTTTCTAAAGGCCCGCGGCTGA
- a CDS encoding quinone oxidoreductase family protein: protein MVNAIRFTETGAPDVLQLQTVSEQPPGPGEVWLEQEAVGVNYLDVSQRKGAVPVALPSGLGLEGAGRVAAVGAGVSNVRVGDRVAYATGPLGGYASARLFPAERLVKIPDELSFEDAAAVLFKGITAQYLLKATYPVGPGTTMLLYGVAGGLGEIMVPWAKHLGATVIGVVSKQASVDKARASGCDEVLVFNAETLAADVMRITEGRKVDVVYDPIGRVSFQASLDSLRPRGLMVSFGAQTGAPAAVEIATLNAKGSLFLTRPSLAAHTATTAEYQERAQDVLAAVAASIITPQIRARYPLADAAQAHADLESGRSSGAIILKP from the coding sequence ATGGTCAACGCAATCCGCTTCACCGAAACCGGCGCTCCGGACGTCCTGCAACTGCAAACGGTCAGCGAGCAACCCCCCGGGCCTGGCGAAGTCTGGCTGGAGCAAGAGGCGGTGGGCGTCAATTACCTCGATGTCAGCCAACGCAAAGGCGCGGTGCCGGTGGCGTTGCCGTCGGGGCTGGGTCTGGAGGGCGCGGGGCGGGTCGCGGCTGTCGGCGCCGGCGTGAGCAATGTGCGGGTCGGTGATCGGGTCGCTTATGCTACCGGTCCTTTGGGCGGTTACGCCTCGGCGCGGCTGTTTCCGGCAGAGCGTCTGGTGAAAATCCCCGATGAACTGTCGTTCGAAGACGCGGCAGCGGTGCTGTTCAAGGGCATCACCGCGCAATACCTGCTGAAAGCGACTTACCCGGTCGGGCCGGGCACGACAATGTTGCTTTATGGTGTCGCAGGTGGTCTGGGGGAAATCATGGTGCCGTGGGCCAAACACCTTGGCGCGACGGTGATCGGTGTGGTGTCGAAACAGGCCAGTGTCGACAAGGCTCGCGCGTCGGGCTGTGACGAAGTGCTGGTGTTCAATGCCGAGACCCTCGCCGCCGATGTGATGCGTATCACCGAGGGGCGCAAGGTCGACGTGGTGTATGACCCGATTGGCCGGGTGTCTTTTCAGGCGTCGCTGGACAGCTTGCGTCCACGTGGGCTGATGGTCTCGTTTGGCGCGCAGACCGGCGCGCCGGCAGCGGTGGAAATCGCCACCCTGAATGCCAAGGGCTCGCTGTTCCTGACCCGTCCATCGCTGGCAGCGCATACCGCTACAACAGCCGAATACCAGGAACGTGCGCAAGATGTGTTGGCCGCTGTTGCTGCCAGTATCATCACGCCGCAGATCCGTGCGCGTTATCCATTAGCCGACGCGGCACAAGCGCATGCCGATCTGGAGTCGGGGCGGTCATCAGGGGCGATCATTCTAAAACCATGA
- a CDS encoding anti-virulence regulator CigR family protein — protein sequence MRKARRLIAALSCLALVVGSTTALADPGNGKGQGGQGGQGNGKGKPQNMQDHGKPGGGAQGNGNKGQPSSGNRGGGPSVDRGNILGIVGGYRGEYWNPGPPLPPGIQKNLARGKPLPPGIAKKLDGRLLGHLPHYDGYEWQQVGTDLILVALATGLIYEVLNGAFD from the coding sequence ATGAGAAAAGCTCGCAGATTGATCGCCGCATTGTCCTGCCTCGCGCTGGTGGTGGGCAGCACGACTGCACTGGCCGACCCCGGCAATGGCAAGGGCCAGGGTGGTCAAGGTGGCCAGGGCAATGGCAAGGGTAAGCCGCAGAACATGCAGGATCACGGGAAACCGGGTGGGGGCGCTCAGGGCAATGGCAACAAAGGCCAGCCATCCTCCGGCAATCGCGGCGGCGGGCCGAGCGTTGATCGCGGCAATATTCTCGGCATCGTCGGCGGCTATCGCGGCGAATACTGGAATCCGGGGCCGCCGCTGCCGCCGGGCATTCAAAAGAATCTGGCGCGTGGCAAGCCGCTGCCACCGGGTATTGCCAAGAAGCTGGACGGGCGCCTGCTCGGCCATTTGCCTCACTATGACGGCTACGAATGGCAACAGGTGGGCACCGACCTGATCCTCGTTGCGCTGGCCACCGGGTTGATCTACGAGGTGCTCAACGGCGCGTTCGATTAG
- a CDS encoding DUF2269 family protein: MLYLCLKYLHVIAAIFLFGFGMGSYLYLIAASRSGNPQVIAHVARMVVRFDTWITTPAGVVQVITGYLLMRLSGLSMSTEWLLTSLIIFFCVGALWLPVLVLQKRLQSMALSAGEGGQLLDDRYASTYRWWFWMGIAGFAGMFVIVLMMVTKMTPLQLIGSAAGL, encoded by the coding sequence ATGCTCTATCTCTGTCTGAAATACCTGCATGTAATCGCGGCGATTTTCCTCTTTGGTTTCGGCATGGGCTCCTACCTCTACCTGATCGCCGCCAGCCGCAGCGGCAACCCGCAAGTGATCGCCCATGTCGCACGGATGGTGGTGCGTTTCGATACGTGGATCACCACGCCGGCAGGGGTTGTGCAGGTCATCACCGGCTATCTGCTGATGCGCCTTTCGGGGCTGTCGATGAGCACTGAATGGCTGCTGACTTCGCTGATCATTTTCTTCTGTGTGGGCGCGTTGTGGCTGCCGGTGCTGGTCTTGCAAAAGCGTTTGCAGAGCATGGCGTTGAGCGCGGGCGAGGGTGGCCAGCTTCTGGATGATCGCTACGCGAGCACGTACCGCTGGTGGTTCTGGATGGGCATCGCCGGGTTCGCCGGGATGTTTGTCATCGTGCTGATGATGGTGACGAAGATGACGCCTCTGCAACTGATCGGATCAGCCGCGGGCCTTTAG
- a CDS encoding hemerythrin domain-containing protein → MNAIDLLKADHEKVKAILSQLSESTDRALKKRGELLGKLEMEITIHTRLEEEILYPAFKEAGSKEEDIMYYEAKEEHRTVDSLVLPDLKETDPGTPEFAGRVKVVKELLEHHIKEEEEEMFPKAQKLLGKAKLEELGAQMEAMKASHKKQMATNNIAA, encoded by the coding sequence ATGAATGCCATCGACCTTCTCAAAGCCGACCATGAAAAAGTCAAAGCCATCCTCAGCCAACTGAGTGAATCCACCGACCGTGCGCTGAAAAAACGCGGCGAGTTGCTGGGCAAACTGGAAATGGAAATCACCATCCATACTCGCCTGGAAGAGGAAATCCTGTATCCCGCGTTCAAGGAAGCCGGCAGCAAGGAAGAAGACATCATGTACTACGAAGCCAAGGAAGAGCACCGCACCGTGGATTCGCTGGTGCTGCCTGATCTGAAAGAGACGGATCCAGGCACCCCGGAATTTGCCGGCCGGGTCAAAGTGGTCAAGGAACTGCTGGAACACCACATCAAAGAGGAAGAAGAAGAGATGTTCCCCAAAGCGCAGAAGCTGCTGGGCAAGGCCAAGCTCGAGGAACTGGGCGCACAAATGGAAGCCATGAAGGCGAGCCACAAAAAGCAAATGGCGACCAACAACATCGCCGCGTAA
- a CDS encoding MFS transporter: MTAQVIDNPTAQSMDASTAGEQPAYWSGVFAMTLCVFALIASEFMPVSLLTPMATDLHISEGLAGYGIAISGAFAVLTSLTIARLAGSMDRKNLLLLLTALMCASGLVVGLAPNYTVYMIGRALIGVVIGGFWSMSAALAMRLVPSASVPKALAIFNSGNALATVVAAPLGSYLGSVIGWRGAFFCLIPVALIALLWQWISLPALPAAPRKASAGNVFALFKSRRVAFGMLGAGLFFMGQFVLFTYLRPFLETVTRVDVSVLSMILLVIGVAGFIGTVVIGSVLNKGLYRVLIAIPLLMAVIAVALIGLGSSLVAAFVLLGLWGLIATAAPVGWWSWLARTLPDDAEAGGGLMVAVVQLSIASGSTVGGLLFDGSGYRLTFFASAALLVLAALMTWLTSRQKA, from the coding sequence ATGACGGCCCAAGTAATCGATAACCCGACAGCCCAGTCCATGGACGCCTCCACCGCTGGCGAGCAACCGGCTTACTGGAGCGGCGTTTTCGCGATGACTTTGTGTGTCTTCGCGCTGATCGCTTCCGAGTTCATGCCGGTCAGTCTGCTCACGCCGATGGCGACGGACCTGCACATCAGCGAAGGCCTGGCCGGCTACGGCATTGCCATCTCCGGCGCGTTCGCGGTGCTGACCAGCCTGACGATCGCCAGGCTTGCTGGTTCGATGGATCGCAAAAATCTGTTGCTGCTGTTGACGGCGCTGATGTGCGCGTCCGGGCTAGTGGTCGGACTGGCGCCCAACTACACGGTGTACATGATCGGTCGCGCATTGATCGGCGTGGTGATTGGCGGCTTCTGGTCGATGTCGGCGGCGCTGGCCATGCGTCTGGTGCCGTCCGCCAGCGTGCCCAAGGCACTGGCGATTTTTAACAGCGGCAACGCCCTGGCGACCGTCGTGGCGGCGCCGTTGGGCAGTTATCTCGGTAGCGTGATTGGCTGGCGCGGGGCGTTTTTCTGCCTGATACCGGTGGCGCTCATTGCGCTGCTCTGGCAGTGGATCAGCTTGCCTGCGCTCCCCGCCGCGCCACGCAAAGCCAGCGCGGGCAATGTCTTCGCGTTGTTCAAAAGCCGCCGGGTGGCCTTCGGCATGCTCGGTGCAGGTCTGTTCTTCATGGGCCAGTTCGTTCTGTTCACTTACCTGCGACCGTTTCTCGAAACCGTGACCCGGGTCGACGTTTCAGTGCTGTCGATGATTTTGCTGGTCATTGGTGTGGCCGGGTTCATCGGCACCGTGGTCATCGGTTCAGTGCTGAACAAAGGCCTTTATCGCGTGCTGATCGCCATTCCGCTGTTGATGGCGGTGATCGCCGTGGCACTTATAGGGCTGGGCAGCTCGCTGGTCGCGGCCTTCGTGTTGCTGGGCTTGTGGGGATTGATCGCGACCGCCGCGCCGGTCGGCTGGTGGTCGTGGCTGGCGCGCACGCTGCCCGACGATGCCGAAGCGGGCGGGGGGCTGATGGTGGCGGTGGTGCAGTTGTCGATCGCTTCGGGGTCGACCGTTGGTGGTCTGCTGTTCGACGGCAGCGGCTATCGGCTGACCTTCTTCGCCAGCGCGGCATTGCTGGTGCTGGCGGCGCTGATGACGTGGCTGACGTCGCGGCAGAAAGCCTGA
- a CDS encoding DUF2986 domain-containing protein, producing the protein MNRQKKLQQLFKEKAKKANAKLAPKKPKYICKADRLKLEAEAAQAQVENVES; encoded by the coding sequence ATGAATCGTCAAAAGAAGCTGCAGCAGTTGTTCAAGGAAAAGGCCAAAAAGGCCAACGCCAAACTGGCGCCGAAAAAGCCCAAGTACATCTGCAAGGCTGATCGCCTGAAGCTGGAAGCCGAAGCCGCGCAGGCGCAGGTCGAGAACGTCGAAAGCTGA
- a CDS encoding AraC family transcriptional regulator, translated as MIIQNPAGDPLSAVLALSELRAACSVRLQAGGIWALRFQPIELKFNVVRRGECWLRMQGLPAQLLQAGDCFVVSRTPFILASGVDVEAVNAADVFAHDGASATFGIGEGVELLGGSVSLSGPGATELLEVLPTSLIIRAETAGASSFGWLLDELGREWPSQQAGSQAMCNDLLRLIFIHALRHHINSADAEQLAWLGGLREPAIAGVLRAIHAAPEQPWRLTQMAEIACMSRSGFAALFKTRMGLAPVEYATRWRMRVAAFRLRNGRDNVATVAASLGYLSDAAFGAAFRRVHGISPGQYRRDPSL; from the coding sequence GTGATCATCCAAAATCCTGCTGGCGATCCACTCTCTGCCGTATTGGCGCTCTCTGAACTGCGCGCAGCCTGTTCGGTTCGTTTGCAGGCGGGAGGCATCTGGGCGCTGCGCTTTCAACCCATCGAACTGAAATTCAATGTCGTGCGACGAGGCGAATGCTGGCTGCGCATGCAGGGTCTGCCGGCGCAGTTGCTGCAGGCCGGCGACTGTTTTGTGGTATCGCGCACGCCGTTCATTCTCGCCAGCGGCGTCGATGTCGAAGCGGTGAATGCAGCGGATGTTTTCGCCCATGACGGTGCCTCGGCGACGTTCGGCATCGGCGAGGGAGTCGAGTTGCTGGGAGGCAGCGTGTCGTTGTCGGGTCCAGGCGCGACGGAGCTGCTTGAGGTGCTGCCAACCTCGCTGATCATTCGCGCCGAGACCGCGGGTGCTTCGTCGTTCGGCTGGCTGCTCGATGAACTGGGCCGCGAATGGCCTTCGCAGCAGGCCGGCTCGCAGGCAATGTGCAACGATCTGCTGCGGCTGATCTTCATCCATGCGCTGCGTCATCACATCAACAGCGCCGATGCCGAACAACTGGCCTGGCTGGGCGGGCTGCGGGAGCCAGCGATTGCCGGCGTGTTGCGCGCCATTCACGCGGCTCCGGAACAACCCTGGCGACTGACTCAAATGGCCGAAATAGCCTGCATGTCGCGATCGGGTTTCGCTGCGCTGTTCAAGACACGCATGGGCCTGGCACCGGTCGAATACGCCACACGCTGGCGGATGCGCGTGGCCGCGTTTCGCTTGCGCAATGGTCGGGACAATGTGGCGACTGTCGCCGCTTCGCTGGGCTATCTGTCCGACGCAGCCTTTGGCGCGGCCTTCCGCCGGGTGCATGGAATATCGCCGGGGCAATACCGCCGCGATCCGTCGCTATAG
- a CDS encoding LysR family transcriptional regulator, translating into MNLDVLSNPHSDEIAAFLAVAAQGSFVAAGRLLQRHPTIVSKRLAAMEKRLGVRLVERSTRHVRITEAGLQLEQRLRAAVELMNEAQQQAVQGASEVRGTLRLALPAAMGRLWLGPMLPEFLKAHPHVSVVADYSEGLVDIIEQGFDAAIRIGELDDNRLIAKKLSDHRRILCASPAYIEAHGMPQTPQDLLQLNCLRFSGLASFPLWRLHRGDELQTITPRGNLTASDSESLLAAARADAGILGAGDWLMSRDLAAGRLIRVLPDWQLDSAGGVYLVRPSSRFPAAAVVAFKEWIEAKFDPAPPWAV; encoded by the coding sequence ATGAATCTGGATGTTCTGAGCAATCCGCACAGCGATGAGATCGCTGCCTTTCTCGCCGTCGCCGCACAAGGCTCGTTCGTCGCGGCGGGGCGTTTGTTGCAGCGCCATCCGACCATCGTTTCCAAGCGCCTTGCTGCGATGGAAAAACGTTTGGGTGTGCGGCTGGTCGAGCGCTCGACGCGACACGTGCGCATCACCGAGGCCGGCCTGCAACTCGAACAGCGCCTGCGCGCAGCCGTCGAGCTGATGAACGAGGCGCAGCAACAAGCGGTGCAGGGCGCCAGCGAAGTGCGCGGCACGTTGCGTCTGGCCTTGCCGGCTGCGATGGGGCGCCTGTGGCTGGGGCCGATGTTGCCGGAGTTTCTCAAGGCCCATCCGCACGTCTCAGTGGTCGCCGATTACAGCGAAGGCCTCGTCGATATCATTGAGCAAGGCTTCGACGCGGCCATCCGCATCGGCGAACTGGACGACAATCGGCTGATCGCGAAAAAGCTCAGTGACCATCGCCGGATTCTCTGCGCATCGCCAGCCTACATCGAGGCGCATGGCATGCCGCAAACACCGCAGGATCTATTGCAGCTCAATTGCCTGCGCTTCAGCGGGCTGGCGTCGTTCCCGTTGTGGCGCCTGCATCGCGGCGATGAACTGCAGACCATCACGCCACGCGGCAACCTGACCGCCAGCGACAGCGAATCCCTCCTCGCCGCCGCCCGCGCCGACGCCGGCATACTCGGTGCCGGCGACTGGCTGATGAGCCGCGATCTTGCGGCAGGGCGGTTGATCCGGGTACTGCCCGACTGGCAGCTGGATTCGGCGGGAGGGGTCTATCTGGTCAGACCTTCATCGCGGTTTCCAGCGGCGGCAGTGGTGGCGTTCAAGGAATGGATCGAAGCGAAATTCGATCCGGCGCCACCTTGGGCCGTTTGA
- a CDS encoding saccharopine dehydrogenase family protein, with translation MGFRVMVVGGYGNFGSIVCRHLAQMPEIELVLSGRDARKLQRKVEELQAQSGRTSQGWCGDALGAGFQSALRELNIQLVVHTGGPFQGQSYAVAESCISGGVNYCDLADCRTFVNGIDVLDARAKEAGVALLSGCSSVPTLSSAIIDQQRSRFARVDSIEHGISSSAKMPGLSTVEGVLAYAGKSIRQLKNGQTHEVLGWLDLTLRSMPQLGTRVLANVDVPDMDIFARRYGAQTLRFKAGAGLKLGGVANALLAQALRFGLVRDHQRWAARLHRLGTWFERFGDGKSAMYIDVRGTGVDGQPLSMTAQLTALNDKGPEIPSCAAVALASKMARGYVPQAGARPCVGEISVEEYLTAINDPANLSLSVQFAEGQR, from the coding sequence ATGGGATTCAGGGTGATGGTCGTCGGTGGTTACGGCAATTTCGGCAGTATCGTTTGTCGGCATCTGGCGCAGATGCCAGAGATTGAGTTGGTGTTGTCGGGCCGCGATGCGCGCAAGTTGCAGCGCAAGGTCGAAGAGCTGCAAGCGCAATCGGGCCGTACCAGCCAAGGCTGGTGCGGCGATGCGCTGGGCGCGGGGTTTCAATCGGCGTTGCGCGAGCTGAACATTCAATTGGTGGTGCACACCGGCGGGCCGTTTCAGGGGCAGTCCTACGCGGTCGCTGAAAGCTGCATCAGCGGCGGTGTGAATTATTGCGATCTGGCTGACTGCCGCACCTTCGTCAACGGCATCGATGTGCTTGACGCCCGCGCCAAGGAGGCTGGGGTGGCGCTGCTCAGCGGCTGCAGCTCGGTGCCGACCTTGTCTTCGGCGATCATCGATCAGCAGCGCTCGCGTTTTGCGCGGGTCGATTCGATCGAGCATGGCATTTCTTCCTCGGCGAAGATGCCTGGGCTGTCCACGGTCGAAGGCGTGCTCGCTTATGCCGGCAAATCGATCAGGCAGTTGAAGAATGGCCAGACTCACGAAGTATTGGGCTGGCTCGATCTGACCCTGCGCAGCATGCCGCAACTGGGCACGCGGGTGCTGGCCAATGTCGATGTGCCGGACATGGATATTTTCGCCCGCCGCTATGGAGCACAGACGCTGCGCTTCAAGGCCGGCGCCGGCCTGAAACTCGGCGGTGTCGCCAACGCCTTGCTGGCGCAGGCCTTGCGCTTCGGTCTGGTGCGCGATCATCAGCGCTGGGCGGCGCGTCTGCATCGACTGGGCACGTGGTTCGAGCGTTTCGGTGATGGCAAAAGCGCGATGTACATCGATGTTCGCGGCACTGGTGTCGACGGCCAGCCGCTGAGCATGACCGCGCAACTCACCGCGCTGAATGACAAAGGCCCGGAAATCCCCAGCTGCGCCGCCGTCGCCCTCGCCAGCAAAATGGCCCGGGGTTATGTACCGCAGGCCGGCGCGCGGCCGTGCGTTGGCGAAATCAGCGTCGAGGAATATCTGACGGCGATCAACGATCCCGCCAATCTGAGTCTGTCGGTGCAGTTCGCCGAAGGGCAGCGTTGA
- a CDS encoding oxidoreductase — protein MATLQLPVQSPFNAASTAAEVMAGIDLRGHLAVVTGGYSGLGLLTVKSLAAAGAQVIVPARDTARAEAALTGIDGVRVMPMDLMQAESVAGFSRSLVSAGQPVSWLINCAGVMAAPLLRDADGHESQFATNHLGHYRLTCGLWPVLVKSGQARVLSVSSRGHQIAGVEFDDIDFLRRPYDKWLAYGQSKTANALFAIALDQRGRSHGVRAFSLHPGQILTDLARHLSTTELAAFDALDEQGRPRLDPHNGLKTVEQGAATGLWCATSAVLADLGGVYCEDCNVAPINDPETGRKGVAKWAADAGLAERLWAVSEQWTGLTVA, from the coding sequence ATGGCCACCCTTCAACTACCTGTGCAGTCACCGTTCAACGCCGCCAGCACAGCGGCCGAAGTCATGGCTGGCATCGACCTGCGCGGGCACCTCGCCGTGGTCACGGGCGGTTATTCCGGCCTGGGTCTGCTGACAGTGAAAAGCCTCGCTGCGGCCGGGGCGCAGGTCATTGTGCCGGCCAGAGATACCGCGCGGGCCGAGGCGGCGTTGACCGGGATTGACGGCGTCAGGGTAATGCCCATGGATCTGATGCAGGCCGAGTCGGTGGCGGGGTTCAGCCGAAGTCTGGTCAGCGCGGGTCAGCCAGTGTCGTGGCTGATCAACTGCGCCGGAGTTATGGCCGCGCCGTTGCTGCGCGATGCCGATGGCCACGAGAGCCAGTTTGCCACCAATCATTTGGGCCACTATCGCCTGACCTGCGGGCTCTGGCCGGTGCTGGTCAAGTCTGGGCAGGCGCGGGTGCTGTCGGTGTCTTCACGCGGGCATCAGATTGCCGGGGTGGAGTTTGACGACATCGATTTCCTGCGGCGGCCTTATGACAAATGGCTCGCTTATGGCCAGTCGAAAACCGCCAATGCCTTGTTTGCCATCGCCCTCGATCAGCGTGGACGTAGCCATGGCGTTCGCGCGTTCTCATTGCATCCGGGGCAGATTCTCACGGATCTGGCACGGCACTTGAGCACGACGGAACTCGCCGCCTTCGATGCGCTGGATGAACAGGGTCGGCCACGGCTGGATCCGCACAACGGTTTGAAAACTGTCGAGCAGGGCGCCGCTACCGGGTTGTGGTGTGCGACCAGTGCAGTGCTTGCGGATTTGGGTGGTGTGTATTGCGAAGACTGCAATGTTGCGCCGATCAATGACCCTGAAACAGGTCGCAAGGGTGTTGCGAAATGGGCGGCGGATGCCGGGTTGGCGGAGCGACTCTGGGCGGTTTCGGAGCAATGGACGGGGCTCACGGTGGCATGA
- a CDS encoding PLD nuclease N-terminal domain-containing protein: MQIETVWIVLAVILVLIELWAINRVRKSQGKSSSKGVWIVLIVFVPLFGLIAWALAGPKHVGRISPSQANR; the protein is encoded by the coding sequence ATGCAAATCGAAACCGTGTGGATCGTGTTGGCGGTCATTCTCGTGCTGATCGAGCTTTGGGCCATCAACCGGGTGCGCAAAAGCCAGGGGAAATCCAGTAGTAAAGGCGTGTGGATCGTGCTGATCGTGTTCGTGCCGCTGTTCGGCCTGATCGCCTGGGCACTGGCGGGACCCAAGCATGTCGGGCGGATTTCGCCTTCACAGGCCAACCGCTGA
- a CDS encoding autotransporter domain-containing protein, which translates to MDGIEAKPNDLEKLKTRGWGYTASLENGYPYEFDKNWYIEPQLQAIYSYVDLDSSDDAGAKVRFKDVDSLVGRAGVRIARDWETEGVDKSARRTNAWIRPSVWHEFKGQPKTEFSSESGYIPFESDIQGTWGEVNLGVDYQANQRTTLTASAGYRQGFDGDSHGYDAMLGFKINF; encoded by the coding sequence ATGGACGGTATCGAAGCCAAGCCCAATGACCTGGAAAAACTGAAAACCCGTGGCTGGGGCTACACCGCCTCGCTAGAAAACGGCTATCCCTATGAATTCGATAAAAACTGGTACATCGAGCCGCAATTGCAGGCGATCTACAGCTACGTCGACCTGGACAGCAGCGACGACGCCGGCGCCAAGGTGCGTTTCAAGGACGTCGATTCGCTGGTCGGCCGCGCCGGCGTGCGCATCGCCAGGGACTGGGAAACCGAGGGTGTCGACAAGAGTGCGCGGCGCACCAACGCGTGGATTCGGCCCAGCGTCTGGCATGAATTCAAAGGCCAGCCGAAGACTGAATTTTCCTCTGAGTCGGGTTACATCCCGTTCGAGTCGGACATTCAGGGCACGTGGGGCGAGGTCAATCTCGGGGTCGATTATCAGGCCAACCAACGCACTACATTGACCGCGTCCGCCGGTTATCGGCAGGGCTTTGATGGCGACAGCCATGGCTATGACGCAATGCTGGGTTTCAAAATAAATTTCTGA
- a CDS encoding LysR family transcriptional regulator, which produces MSNAKINDLQAFLAVAQEQSFTKAAARLGVTPSALSHTVRALEQRLGIRLLARTTRNVSPTEAGERLMRSIAPLFEQISAELEALSELRDKPSGTLRISCTDDQIELCIRPMLAGFLKDYPDITLEFYVDYGFTNVVKERFDAGIRLGESISKDMIAVRIGPDWRLAVVAAPDYFARHPAPVTPHQLMEHTCINIRHQPAGAIYAWEFAHKGQDFSVKVDGQLVFNSIMHVLNAAVDGIGVAYVPEQLVAPYLADGRLVEVLEEWCPTFQGYHLYYPNRRQGSAAFAAFVEALKLNTAPL; this is translated from the coding sequence ATGAGTAACGCAAAAATCAACGACCTGCAGGCCTTTCTGGCGGTGGCGCAGGAGCAGAGCTTCACCAAAGCCGCCGCCCGTCTCGGCGTCACGCCGTCTGCGTTGAGCCATACCGTCCGCGCGCTGGAGCAGCGCTTGGGTATTCGCCTGCTGGCCCGGACCACGCGCAATGTTTCGCCGACCGAAGCGGGTGAGCGCCTGATGCGATCGATTGCGCCGCTGTTCGAGCAGATCAGCGCCGAACTCGAGGCCTTGAGCGAACTGCGCGACAAGCCCAGCGGTACGCTGCGGATTTCCTGCACGGACGATCAGATTGAATTGTGCATTCGGCCGATGCTCGCCGGGTTCCTGAAGGACTACCCGGACATCACGTTGGAGTTCTACGTCGATTACGGATTCACCAATGTGGTCAAGGAGCGCTTCGACGCCGGCATTCGTCTCGGTGAATCGATCAGCAAAGACATGATCGCGGTGCGCATCGGCCCGGACTGGCGCCTGGCGGTGGTCGCCGCGCCCGATTACTTCGCCCGCCACCCGGCACCCGTCACGCCGCATCAGTTGATGGAGCACACCTGTATCAACATCCGCCATCAACCGGCCGGCGCGATTTACGCCTGGGAGTTTGCGCACAAGGGCCAGGATTTCAGCGTCAAGGTCGACGGGCAATTGGTGTTCAACAGCATCATGCATGTACTCAATGCCGCCGTGGATGGCATCGGCGTGGCGTACGTGCCCGAGCAATTGGTCGCACCGTATCTGGCGGACGGCCGATTGGTGGAAGTCCTGGAAGAGTGGTGCCCGACGTTTCAGGGCTATCACCTGTATTACCCGAACCGGCGCCAAGGCTCGGCAGCGTTCGCGGCGTTTGTCGAAGCACTGAAGCTGAACACCGCTCCCCTGTAG